One part of the Ignavibacteria bacterium genome encodes these proteins:
- the pstS gene encoding phosphate ABC transporter substrate-binding protein PstS gives MKSKFLIILGILLVSSVMNAQMKLNGAGATFPYVIYSKWFDVYHQKTGIQFNYQSIGSGGGIKQVIEGTVDFGASDAPMSDEQLKEARSKQGSEILHIPTVMGAVVVTYNLPQTGKGLKLSPEVLADIFLGKIKKWNDSRITSINKGMKLPDKAIFVAHRSDGSGTSNIFTGYLSKVSGEWKSKVGQGTSVNWPAGLGGKGNEGVAGLVKQTQGAIGYVELAYAVQNGLPYAALKNKAGNFVEPNFANVSEAAAGFIKKMPADLRVEITNADGKNSYPISGFTWLLIYKNMKDKNKAKAIADFLKWAVTEGQKFAPGLYYAPLPKEVVKLDEKKISSIAVK, from the coding sequence ATGAAATCAAAGTTTTTAATAATTCTCGGTATACTTCTGGTCTCATCTGTAATGAACGCACAGATGAAGCTTAACGGCGCAGGGGCTACTTTCCCATACGTTATTTATTCAAAATGGTTCGATGTCTACCATCAGAAAACAGGCATTCAGTTTAACTACCAGTCGATTGGAAGCGGCGGAGGCATTAAGCAGGTAATTGAAGGCACAGTGGATTTCGGCGCCTCGGATGCCCCGATGTCGGACGAACAGCTGAAGGAAGCCCGTTCAAAGCAGGGCAGCGAAATTCTCCACATACCAACTGTAATGGGCGCTGTGGTTGTAACTTACAACCTGCCTCAGACTGGCAAGGGTCTGAAACTCTCTCCTGAAGTGCTTGCAGACATTTTCCTTGGAAAAATCAAAAAGTGGAACGATTCCAGGATCACCTCTATTAACAAGGGCATGAAGCTGCCCGACAAGGCAATATTTGTTGCCCACCGCTCCGACGGCAGCGGGACTTCAAACATTTTTACCGGATACCTTTCAAAGGTCAGCGGCGAGTGGAAAAGCAAGGTTGGACAGGGTACTTCTGTTAACTGGCCCGCCGGACTCGGCGGCAAAGGCAACGAAGGCGTTGCCGGACTTGTAAAGCAGACACAAGGCGCAATTGGCTACGTTGAACTGGCCTACGCCGTGCAGAACGGACTGCCCTATGCGGCACTTAAGAATAAAGCCGGGAATTTTGTAGAACCAAATTTTGCCAATGTTTCTGAGGCCGCTGCAGGTTTTATCAAGAAAATGCCCGCGGACCTGAGAGTTGAAATAACAAATGCCGACGGGAAAAACTCCTATCCGATTTCAGGATTCACATGGCTTTTAATCTATAAAAATATGAAAGATAAAAACAAAGCAAAGGCCATTGCAGACTTCCTTAAATGGGCTGTTACAGAAGGGCAGAAATTTGCTCCTGGACTTTACTACGCTCCACTTCCAAAGGAAGTTGTAAAACTGGATGAAAAGAAAATTTCAAGCATCGCGGTGAAATAA
- the pstC gene encoding phosphate ABC transporter permease subunit PstC: MPGFRGGIIFRKNRGDFIFENLTRFFAFLIFVLVFLMGYHMIVQSLPSINKFGWSFITSETWDPVKENFGALPFIFGTLFSSLLALIISIFLSIGTAVFLSELAPAWLEKTVSVLIELLAAIPSIVYGLFGIFVLAPWLRDSVEPWLGDRLGFLPLFNGAPYGFGMLSAVLILTIMILPIITSISRDIMRSIPMAQREAAFALGATKWEVVLVVLSAAKSGILGAALLGLGRALGETMAVTMVIGNTPQISLSLFDPAYTMASVLANEFSEATSQLYTSALIEIALLLFVMTFILNATARLVVWSVTRKYSKV, encoded by the coding sequence ATGCCTGGATTCAGGGGCGGTATTATTTTCAGGAAGAACCGCGGCGACTTTATCTTTGAAAACCTAACCAGGTTCTTTGCCTTTTTGATTTTTGTACTCGTATTCCTAATGGGCTACCATATGATCGTACAGTCCCTGCCCTCAATAAATAAGTTCGGCTGGAGTTTTATTACCTCAGAAACCTGGGACCCGGTTAAGGAAAACTTTGGCGCACTGCCCTTTATATTCGGTACACTTTTTTCATCACTTCTTGCCCTTATCATCTCTATTTTCTTAAGTATAGGCACTGCAGTATTCCTTTCCGAACTTGCCCCGGCGTGGCTTGAAAAAACGGTATCCGTACTCATTGAGCTCCTGGCGGCAATACCAAGCATTGTATATGGACTCTTCGGCATCTTTGTCCTTGCCCCATGGCTCAGAGATTCGGTTGAACCGTGGCTTGGAGACCGCCTTGGTTTTCTCCCTCTTTTTAACGGGGCACCTTACGGATTCGGGATGCTTTCGGCAGTCCTTATTCTGACAATAATGATTCTGCCTATAATAACCTCAATTTCGAGGGACATTATGCGCTCAATCCCCATGGCGCAAAGAGAAGCAGCCTTTGCTCTTGGAGCCACCAAATGGGAAGTCGTGCTCGTCGTCTTATCAGCCGCGAAGTCGGGCATTCTTGGCGCTGCCCTTCTTGGCCTTGGACGCGCTCTGGGCGAGACTATGGCAGTTACAATGGTAATCGGAAACACTCCTCAGATTTCCCTTTCCCTTTTCGATCCGGCTTATACGATGGCCAGCGTGCTGGCAAATGAGTTCAGTGAGGCAACCTCCCAGCTTTATACAAGCGCGCTTATAGAAATTGCGCTTTTACTTTTTGTTATGACTTTTATCTTAAATGCCACTGCAAGGCTTGTAGTATGGAGTGTAACAAGAAAATACTCAAAGGTGTAA
- the pstA gene encoding phosphate ABC transporter permease PstA, whose translation MTGKLNSKLRKIKSRVMTLICILSAVVVMVPLFIILFYTLKQGFSSISWSFFTQMPKPAGEAGGGMANALMGSFILIGLGSLIGIPVGIFSGIYLSGENSSLFSKSIRFLTEVLNGIPSIVIGVVAYIIIVIPMKKFSALAGGFALGILMIPLITRTTEEMLRLVPETYREAALALGAPRWKATLFVVLPAAFKGIFTGILLSIARAAGETAPLLFTALGNRFWSTRLDEPIASLTVFIYDYSKAPFEDWNRQAWAAALVLILIVTLVNLSFRAITRKRI comes from the coding sequence ATGACAGGAAAACTTAATTCAAAGTTAAGGAAAATAAAAAGCCGGGTAATGACACTTATTTGCATACTCAGTGCGGTCGTGGTTATGGTTCCCCTTTTTATAATCCTTTTTTATACTTTAAAACAGGGCTTTAGCTCCATCAGCTGGTCCTTTTTCACCCAAATGCCTAAGCCTGCAGGTGAAGCCGGCGGAGGAATGGCAAATGCCCTTATGGGATCATTCATTTTAATCGGCCTGGGCAGCCTGATAGGAATTCCCGTGGGCATTTTTTCAGGCATATATCTTTCCGGTGAGAATTCATCACTTTTTTCAAAAAGCATCAGGTTTTTAACCGAGGTCTTAAATGGAATTCCGTCCATTGTAATCGGTGTTGTAGCCTATATAATAATTGTAATACCGATGAAAAAGTTTTCTGCCCTGGCCGGAGGCTTTGCGCTGGGTATTCTTATGATTCCGCTTATTACAAGAACGACAGAGGAGATGCTGAGGCTTGTGCCGGAAACTTACCGCGAAGCCGCCCTGGCCCTTGGTGCCCCGCGCTGGAAAGCAACGCTCTTTGTCGTTCTGCCTGCGGCATTTAAGGGAATTTTTACCGGCATTCTTCTTTCCATAGCAAGGGCTGCGGGTGAAACAGCCCCCTTACTCTTTACGGCGCTTGGTAACCGTTTCTGGTCAACAAGGCTCGATGAGCCGATTGCATCTCTTACAGTATTCATATACGACTACTCAAAGGCCCCCTTCGAGGACTGGAACCGCCAGGCCTGGGCAGCGGCCTTGGTCCTGATACTTATTGTAACCCTCGTCAACCTATCTTTCAGAGCCATCACCAGAAAAAGGATTTGA
- a CDS encoding TetR/AcrR family transcriptional regulator translates to MKNNPKKFNIVKAAQKRFARHGLAKTTIEEIARDLRIGKASIYHYYASKEDIYYDVIGFEIDRFIAEIRETLSNPEIPEAEKKLYGYLDLKSKTPEKYSLIYELVKLAFRDFPLERDLENLQNLMKNEESALMEFLKNNMDKKKLTPSLPGMIIKQTWAFVLAEAFNKTFFGETEAGSILPIMNMEEAAPFWEAYFRQLLL, encoded by the coding sequence ATGAAAAATAACCCAAAAAAATTTAACATTGTCAAGGCCGCACAGAAAAGATTTGCCCGACACGGCCTTGCAAAGACCACAATTGAGGAAATTGCACGCGATCTCAGGATCGGCAAAGCCTCAATTTATCACTATTATGCCTCAAAAGAAGACATATATTATGACGTCATCGGCTTCGAAATTGACAGATTTATTGCGGAAATCAGGGAAACGCTCTCTAACCCGGAAATCCCGGAGGCTGAGAAGAAACTTTACGGCTATCTGGACCTGAAGTCAAAGACGCCGGAAAAATATTCTTTAATATATGAGCTCGTAAAACTGGCATTCAGGGATTTTCCGCTGGAAAGGGACCTGGAAAACCTCCAGAACCTGATGAAAAATGAAGAATCCGCCCTTATGGAGTTCCTGAAGAATAATATGGATAAAAAGAAGCTTACACCTTCACTTCCCGGAATGATAATTAAGCAGACCTGGGCTTTTGTGCTCGCCGAGGCGTTTAATAAAACCTTTTTTGGCGAAACTGAAGCAGGCTCCATTCTTCCCATAATGAATATGGAGGAAGCCGCCCCGTTCTGGGAAGCCTACTTCAGGCAGCTGCTGCTTTAA
- the phnE gene encoding phosphonate ABC transporter, permease protein PhnE, producing MKITEAENLKPQEIISRDKEKQARINFVKAVLLDIFLVFYTLLLLQRVIYYKFILSLRETPFSWYQIASVLALSIVIGTVWAFTGTSLSMRLFKLHKDNKVTKWSVEIFAWLLFDLTFIAGWVVTKISIIDIFSAEGIRGAERIFGAMFHPNMAIFDDALSAIIETIYLALIATLLSIPPTFVLSFLTARNLMRDNKITFAIYYVLRIIFNFIRSIEPLIWAIIFSVWVGIGPYAGMIALLVHSIASNAKLYSEAIEGIEQGPVEAIVATGANKIQVVWYAVVPQITLPFLSFTIYRWDINVRMATIIGLVGGGGIGTMLMQYQGLARWNEVGLIVIMIAFVVWVMDYISAKIREAIY from the coding sequence ATGAAAATAACCGAAGCTGAAAATCTGAAACCGCAGGAAATCATTTCCAGAGATAAGGAAAAGCAGGCCAGAATTAATTTCGTAAAAGCCGTTTTACTCGATATTTTTCTTGTCTTCTACACACTGCTTTTACTTCAAAGGGTTATCTATTATAAATTTATACTGAGCCTGCGTGAAACCCCTTTTTCGTGGTATCAGATTGCCTCTGTTCTTGCTCTAAGCATAGTAATTGGAACCGTGTGGGCATTTACAGGGACATCACTTTCAATGAGGCTTTTCAAGCTTCATAAGGATAATAAAGTTACAAAGTGGTCGGTTGAAATATTTGCATGGCTTCTTTTCGACCTGACCTTTATTGCAGGCTGGGTGGTCACAAAGATCTCTATTATAGACATTTTCAGCGCTGAGGGGATCCGTGGTGCAGAGAGGATTTTCGGGGCCATGTTTCACCCGAATATGGCCATTTTTGACGACGCACTTTCGGCCATTATAGAAACAATTTACCTGGCTTTAATTGCAACGCTTCTGTCAATTCCGCCTACGTTTGTTTTAAGTTTTTTAACGGCGCGCAACCTGATGAGGGATAATAAAATCACATTTGCCATTTACTACGTGCTGAGGATAATTTTTAACTTCATTCGTTCAATTGAGCCTCTAATCTGGGCAATTATTTTTTCTGTCTGGGTGGGTATTGGTCCTTATGCCGGTATGATAGCGCTCCTGGTTCATTCCATAGCATCAAATGCAAAACTTTATTCCGAAGCTATTGAAGGAATTGAGCAGGGCCCGGTTGAGGCAATAGTTGCAACAGGGGCAAACAAGATACAGGTGGTCTGGTATGCCGTTGTGCCGCAGATAACTCTTCCTTTTCTTTCCTTTACAATATACAGATGGGACATTAACGTCAGGATGGCAACGATTATCGGCCTGGTTGGAGGCGGCGGAATAGGCACAATGCTCATGCAGTATCAGGGGCTTGCAAGATGGAATGAGGTGGGCCTCATTGTTATCATGATCGCCTTTGTAGTCTGGGTAATGGATTATATAAGCGCAAAGATCAGGGAAGCGATCTATTAA
- the phnC gene encoding phosphonate ABC transporter ATP-binding protein has translation MLLKIKDLHKIYKDGTHALKGVNFEVKEGEFLVVIGLSGSGKSTLLRCINRLLEPTQGTIEFMGKDITHVKGTELRSVHQQIGMVFQHFNLVRRRSVLTNVITGRLASISTWDSVLEKFSPGICEDAYKCLRIVGIEDKAALRADTLSGGQQQRVAIARSLMQNPKLLLADEPVASLDPATSNSVMQYFEKVNRELGTTVICNLHFLSLVRRYASRVIALREGNIVYEGDPKSINQEWFRTIYGEDAEEVEIG, from the coding sequence ATGCTGCTGAAAATTAAGGATCTGCATAAGATATATAAAGACGGAACCCATGCCTTAAAAGGAGTTAATTTTGAGGTTAAGGAGGGGGAATTCCTGGTGGTTATTGGCCTGAGCGGTTCAGGGAAATCCACGCTCCTCAGGTGCATCAACCGCCTGCTTGAGCCTACGCAGGGTACAATTGAATTTATGGGTAAAGACATAACACACGTAAAAGGCACGGAGCTCAGAAGTGTGCACCAGCAGATTGGAATGGTATTCCAGCATTTTAATCTTGTAAGAAGAAGGTCTGTTCTTACGAACGTTATAACAGGGCGCCTGGCCTCCATAAGCACGTGGGATTCAGTTCTGGAGAAGTTCTCTCCCGGAATCTGCGAGGATGCCTATAAGTGCCTGAGGATTGTAGGTATTGAAGACAAAGCCGCTTTAAGGGCCGATACATTAAGCGGTGGGCAGCAGCAGAGGGTTGCAATTGCGCGCAGCCTTATGCAGAACCCGAAGCTTCTTCTGGCAGATGAGCCTGTGGCGTCGCTGGATCCGGCAACATCAAATTCAGTTATGCAGTATTTTGAGAAAGTAAACAGGGAGCTGGGTACAACTGTAATCTGCAATCTCCACTTTTTAAGCCTTGTAAGGCGCTATGCCTCACGCGTTATTGCTCTAAGAGAAGGAAATATTGTTTATGAGGGGGATCCGAAGAGCATAAACCAGGAATGGTTCAGGACAATCTACGGCGAAGATGCCGAAGAAGTGGAAATAGGGTAA
- a CDS encoding phosphate/phosphite/phosphonate ABC transporter substrate-binding protein yields MKLLKYLLYISPILIFIGISTFHDLHKRDLGTKSNPVKLYFTPALDADRITANAKELVDFLEKETGYYFETAVPQSYIAVVEAFGTNKCDIAGINTFSYLMAHEKYGAEARLRIVREGGETTYKGCFLARAGSGIDSLSDLQGRKIAYVDPSSTSGYILPKAILKRRGIKPSEEVFAMKHDNVVTMIYQKQVDAGAVYYSDPNPKTGLVMDARMRVLPQFPDVVKKVKIIGFTESIPNDPYVFRKDMPEEMKRKIVNAFLKFVSTPKGQKAMFEIADIVGLIKTSDRDYDGLRQMLKEQNISLSGVIK; encoded by the coding sequence ATGAAATTATTAAAATATTTACTTTATATTTCCCCGATCCTTATTTTTATAGGGATTTCCACGTTTCACGACCTCCATAAAAGGGATCTTGGAACAAAAAGCAACCCTGTAAAGCTCTACTTTACACCTGCGCTGGACGCCGACAGGATAACTGCAAATGCAAAGGAGCTGGTGGACTTCCTTGAAAAGGAAACCGGCTATTATTTTGAAACCGCAGTTCCACAGAGCTATATTGCTGTTGTGGAGGCCTTCGGGACAAATAAATGCGATATTGCCGGAATAAATACTTTCTCCTACCTTATGGCTCATGAGAAGTACGGAGCCGAGGCAAGGCTCAGGATTGTAAGGGAAGGGGGAGAGACGACCTACAAGGGATGCTTCCTTGCACGCGCGGGCTCCGGAATCGACAGCCTGAGTGACCTCCAGGGCAGAAAGATTGCCTATGTGGATCCTTCGTCAACCTCCGGCTACATTCTTCCCAAGGCCATACTTAAAAGAAGAGGAATAAAGCCATCGGAAGAAGTTTTTGCCATGAAGCATGACAACGTTGTAACAATGATTTATCAGAAGCAGGTGGATGCCGGTGCAGTCTATTATTCCGACCCAAATCCCAAAACAGGCCTTGTAATGGATGCAAGGATGAGGGTACTGCCGCAGTTTCCGGACGTTGTAAAGAAGGTTAAGATTATAGGTTTTACAGAATCGATCCCTAATGATCCTTATGTATTCAGGAAGGATATGCCGGAGGAGATGAAAAGAAAAATTGTAAATGCATTCCTGAAATTTGTGTCTACTCCCAAAGGGCAGAAGGCTATGTTTGAAATTGCAGATATCGTGGGACTTATTAAGACCAGTGACCGCGATTATGACGGACTCAGACAGATGCTGAAGGAACAGAACATCTCCTTAAGCGGGGTAATAAAATAA
- a CDS encoding YjbQ family protein: MNCFQKEIVLSAKARGFSLITDEVLSQIPELRNFSAGIFHLFIQHTSASLSVNENADPDVRRDMEEYFNRVVPENAPYFEHTTEGSDDMPAHIKSSILGSSITLPVTQGRLNLGTWQGIYLCEHRNHGGRRHLVATIMGEKR, encoded by the coding sequence ATGAATTGTTTTCAAAAGGAAATTGTTCTTTCTGCAAAGGCCCGGGGCTTCAGTCTTATAACTGATGAGGTCTTAAGCCAGATCCCGGAACTAAGGAATTTTTCAGCGGGCATTTTCCACCTTTTTATTCAGCATACTTCGGCTTCCCTTTCTGTAAATGAAAATGCGGATCCCGACGTAAGGCGTGATATGGAAGAGTATTTTAACCGGGTAGTGCCGGAGAACGCCCCCTATTTTGAGCATACGACTGAAGGGAGCGATGACATGCCGGCACACATAAAAAGCTCCATTCTTGGAAGCAGCATCACTTTACCTGTAACGCAGGGGAGGCTTAACCTGGGGACGTGGCAGGGCATTTACCTTTGTGAGCACCGTAACCATGGAGGCAGAAGGCATCTTGTTGCAACAATTATGGGGGAAAAGAGGTAA
- a CDS encoding MTH1187 family thiamine-binding protein: MVLLEFSMSPTDKGESLSSYVAKILNYIDESGVKYKLTPMGTILEGEWDDVISVVTGCFKLMQQDSRRISVNLKVDYRAGEESRLESKIQKVEKILNKKLST; the protein is encoded by the coding sequence ATGGTTTTACTGGAATTCAGCATGAGTCCGACGGACAAGGGTGAAAGCCTGAGCAGCTATGTGGCCAAAATACTGAACTATATAGATGAAAGCGGCGTAAAGTATAAGCTTACACCTATGGGCACAATACTAGAAGGGGAGTGGGACGATGTAATATCGGTTGTAACGGGCTGCTTTAAGCTGATGCAGCAGGATTCAAGGAGAATAAGCGTAAACCTGAAGGTGGATTACCGTGCAGGGGAAGAAAGCCGCCTTGAGAGCAAGATTCAGAAAGTTGAAAAAATACTGAATAAGAAACTTTCAACTTAA
- the trxA gene encoding thioredoxin: MLEHLTKETFLNKVFDYEKSREWTYAGELPCLIDFYADWCGPCKMVAPILEELAKEYEGKINIYKIDTEAEQELSAVFGIRSIPSLLFCPKGDKPQMAQGALPKDVLKDAIEKVLLTSTVEK; encoded by the coding sequence ATGTTAGAACATTTAACCAAAGAAACTTTTCTCAATAAAGTTTTTGATTACGAAAAAAGCAGGGAATGGACGTATGCCGGTGAACTCCCCTGTCTGATCGATTTTTATGCCGACTGGTGCGGGCCGTGCAAGATGGTCGCCCCTATACTCGAGGAGCTTGCAAAGGAGTATGAAGGGAAAATTAACATCTACAAGATAGACACTGAAGCCGAGCAGGAGCTTTCAGCAGTCTTTGGAATAAGAAGCATTCCTTCGCTGCTTTTCTGCCCCAAAGGCGACAAGCCTCAGATGGCGCAGGGTGCGCTTCCAAAAGACGTCTTAAAAGACGCCATTGAGAAGGTTCTCCTCACCTCAACAGTTGAAAAGTAA